The Phaeacidiphilus oryzae TH49 region CCGCCCTCGCCGACCCGGCCAACGAGGTCTACTTCGACGCCCAGCTCACCCACGTCCGGGTCGACGCCGTGCGGAGGGCGATCGCCGCAGGCAAGCACGTCTACGTCGAGAAGCCCACCGCGGAGACCGTCGAGCAGGCCCTCGAACTGGCCCGCCTGGCCACCGCCGCCGGCGTCCGCAACGGCGTCGTCCAGGACAAGATCTTCCTGCCCGGCCTCCGCAAGCTGCGCCGCCTCGTCGAGGGCGGTTTCTTCGGCCGGATCCTCTCCGTCCGCGGCGAGTTCGGCTACTGGGTCTTCGAGGGCGACTGGCAGTCCCCGCAGCGTCCCTCCTGGAACTACCGCGCCGAGGACGGCGGCGGGATCATCCTGGACATGTTCCCGCACTGGCAGTACGTGCTGGAGCAGACCCTCGGCAGCCGCGTCACCTCGGTCTACGCCCACAAGGCCACCCACATCCCGGAGCGGGTCGGCGAGGACGGCTCGCCCTACCCCGCCACCGCCGACGACGCCGCCTACGGCGTCTTCGAGCTGGCCGGCGGCATCGTCGCCCAGATCAACTCCTCCTGGGCGGTCCGGGTGGACCGGGACGAGCTGGTCGAGTTCCAGGTCGACGGCACCGAGGGCTCGGCCGTCGCCGGACTGCGCAACTGCCGCGTCCAGCACCGGGCGGCGACGCCCAGGCCGGTCTGGAACCCGGACCTGCCGGCCGCCTACCGCTTCCGCGAGCAGTGGCAGGAGGTCCCCGACAACGCCGAGTTCGACAACGGCTTCAAGGCCCAGTGGGAGCGCTTCCTCCAGCACGTCGCCACCGACGGCGCCGTCCCCTTCGGCAACGACCTGCTGGCCGGCGCCCGCGGGGTCCAACTCGCCGAGCTGGGACTGCGATCGGCCGCCGAGGGCCGCCGGATCGACGTCCCGGAGCTGTCCCTGTGAGCGCCCGCACCTTCTTCGCCGCCGCGCACGTGGTCGCCGATCCCCAAGCGGGAAACGGCCCGGGGCGCCCCGCCGCCGTCGACTGGGCGGCCACCCTCGCCTTCCGTGAGCACCTGTGGTCGTTGGGCCTCGGAGTCGCCGAGGCGATGGACACCGCCCAGCGCGGAATGGGCCTGGACTGGCCCGCCGCACGGGAGTTGATCCGCCGCACGGGCGAGGCCGCCCGCGCCCGGGCGCGCACCACCGGCGTCCGCCCGCTCCTCG contains the following coding sequences:
- a CDS encoding Gfo/Idh/MocA family protein, which produces MTRRTLGIVMNGVTGRMGYNQHLVRSILAIREQGGVQLPGGDTLLPVPVLVGRNPDKLKAIADRHGLDTWTTDLDAALADPANEVYFDAQLTHVRVDAVRRAIAAGKHVYVEKPTAETVEQALELARLATAAGVRNGVVQDKIFLPGLRKLRRLVEGGFFGRILSVRGEFGYWVFEGDWQSPQRPSWNYRAEDGGGIILDMFPHWQYVLEQTLGSRVTSVYAHKATHIPERVGEDGSPYPATADDAAYGVFELAGGIVAQINSSWAVRVDRDELVEFQVDGTEGSAVAGLRNCRVQHRAATPRPVWNPDLPAAYRFREQWQEVPDNAEFDNGFKAQWERFLQHVATDGAVPFGNDLLAGARGVQLAELGLRSAAEGRRIDVPELSL